In Prosthecobacter fusiformis, the genomic window AAACGCGCACGCATCCTCATCTACAGCACCCAGATGGTGGATCTGGCCTGTGGTTTTTCGGATAAAATCGCCGTCATCAGCCGGGGCCGCCTAACTATGTATGATACCGAGAATGACCTCCAGCGTGATCCGCGCAGGCTCGATGCGCTTCTGATCGCCCCACGCTCATGAATCCGCTCTGGGACAAAGCCACCGTCAGGAGCCTGGCCCGTGCCGTGCGTCAGACCAGCCCGGATGACTGGAAGGCCAGCCGGACACGCTCCACCAGGGGCTGGTTCAGCCGGAAAGCCTGGGGCGAGCGGTTCTGGGCCGTCACGTCATTGATCCTCATCGGTGTTTTCATGTGTGTGGACACGCTCCTGGACAAACCGCAGATGATGGCCCTGCCCGCCGCCTGCGGCTTGATCGCGCTAAATTTCCTGGGACTGGGCCTCATCGCCGCCCAGCGGATTTTCAGTCACGACGTACCCGATGTACAACCTTTGGTGAATACCCCCGCCCAGGGCAGGCAGGTGTATGTCTATGTGCTTTTCCTCATTCAAAAACGGGCCTGGATCAAATGCCTGTCTCTCATCATCATCGGCAGTACGCCCATGCTGCTCATGCGTGTGATTGTCACAGACACGCTCACCTGGGAAACTGCAGCCCAGGCCATCGCCGGTGGTACTCTCATCGTCGGCTCTTCGCTTGCTTTCGGGGTGCTTCTCCTGATGCTGCCATCCCCGCTGGACCGCATTTTCCGGGTATTCTTCGGCGCATTCATGCTCCTCTTGTCCTGGCAGTTCTTGAGGCTCTTTATTCGCCCGCTTTCATCACCCGTATTCATCGGGGAAAACGCTCAGTTTTTGCCCCAGGCACAGATCGTCCAGTGGGTCCTGGGAGGGGCCTTTCCCACAGGGCCTGTGCTAGGCTGTGCCGGTGCCCTGCTTTTGGCCGTCTTTTTCATCACTCATCATCTGCGGGACCGCGGTCACGCCTTTGCCGATGAGGCCCCCGCGGATGGTCTAGAGTGGCGGGCGGAAACCTACGCTGCCCAGGCCATCAGACAATGGCACCACGGCATCCATGATTCCGCTTACAAGGATGAAGAATCGACCGAGATAGGTGACGAGACCGGCCACTTTCCAGAGGACGAGTCCGTCCCACTGCTGGTCCATCCGGACGCACCTCGGGAACACGCCACCCCCGTCTCAGAAGAATTCCGCACAGCCATCGCCACCCGCTGCCGCGAAATCCTGCAAACAAACGGACCCGGCTGCCCCCTGGAAAAAAGCCTCTGGCCCCTCGCTCCCGAGTCCACGCAGATGAAAACCGCCTGGAAGATGGCTTTATATACGGGCATCTCAGTCCCCTTGCTAGCTGAGGCCACCGCCTGGCTGCCCGACATGTGGCGGGAACAACATGGCATATGGTTCATCCTCGCCGCATTCCTCCTTCTTGTCATCAATCTGGGCTTCACACGGATGGCTCTCCCGTACAGCGTTCCGCTGACGCTCAGCCAGTGGGTGCGTCTGCCGGTGGACCCGGCAATCCATGCCCGGCATTTCTTTGCATGCCAGCGACGCCATTTGCTCCAGCGCTTCCTCCTTCTCCTGATGATTGTCGCCGTCATCGCCACGACCAGCCTGCTGTGGATCGGCCTCCGTTCCATCGTGGGCATCACCACCCAGGGGCCGCTCACTCTCGCCAGCTTCATCCATGGAGAGCTTTCGCTCGTCACCCTCACGTTCATGCTCTTCGTGGGGGCTCTCGCCATCCGCTACGTGGAGACCATGAAGTTTTTCAGAGTCTTCTTCACCTTCATCGAATGGCGCGGCTTTTGGAAAAGAATCTCCCTTTTCTATGGTTTCATGCTGCTCATTTCCGCTGCCGCGCTTTTGAGTGCGACGGGCATCGCCATCTTCCTCTCCGCCACCGAGATCAGTCAAGGCCGCCATTGGATCACCCTCCCCGCCTGCCTCCTCATGAGTGAGGCCGTTCATCAGCTCAATGTCTGGCTCGCCCTCCAAGCCGCCCGCCGGGGCCGGGGCGACTGGAACGGTGACGCCCCCTGACGGCAAAAAGCGTCGCATCCCCAGGAAACAAAACAGGTCTCCCTCCCGTATTAAACAGGCCCCATGCCTCCTCCGCACGATCCCCTTCTCCAGGCCACCCGCCGCCATTTCTTCAGCCAGTGTGGCATGGGGATAGGCAGCGTCGCGCTCGCCTCCATGATGGCGGAACGTGGCCTGCAAGCAGCCAGTGCCGCTGCCCAGCCAGGGCCGGGCGTGCCCGCGCGTGGCAATCATCCAGCCAAGGCCAAAAACGTCATCTTCCTTTTCATGGCGGGTGGTCCTTCGCAGTTGGAGCTGTTCGATTACAAACCGGTCCTGCAAAAGCTCAATGGCCAGCCCATTCCACAGAGCTACATCGAGGGAAAACGTTTCGCCTTCATGGGCAGCAGCCATGGAGTGAAACTTCTCGGCACGCGCAAGGAATTCAAGCAGCGCGGCCAGTGCGGCACCTGGGTCAGCGAAATGCTACCCTATACCGCAGGCATCGTGGATGACATCAGCGTCGTCACCACCTGCCAGACCACCCTATTTAACCACGCCCCGGCCAAGCTTTTCATGAATACCGGCAGCGGCCAGTTTGGTCGCCCCAGCATGGGCTCCTGGCTTACCTACGGCATCGGCAGCGAGTCCAGCGACCTGCCTGGATTCGTCGTTCTCCAAAGCGGCCCGCGTGGCCCCCGGGGTGGCGCGGTGAACTGGAGCAGCGGCTTTCTCCCCACCACCTATCAGGGCGTGCCCCTCCGCAGCCAGGGGGAGCCTATCCTCAACCTCACCACGCCTGCCAGCGTGGATGCACGCAGTCAGCGTCGCGTCATTGACGCCGTGCGTGACATGAACATGAAGCGCCTCGTCACCACGGGTGATGACGAAATCCAGACCCGCATCAATGCCTACGAAATGGCTTATCGCATGCAGTCCAGCGCCCCAGAACTCATCGACATCCAGGGCGAATCCAAAGCCACCCTGGATCTATACGGAGTGGACCCCACCCAGCCATCCTTCGCTCGCAACTGTTTGTTAGCCCGTCGCCTCGTCGAGCGCGGCGTCCGCTTTGTGCAGCTTTATCACACCAATTGGGACAGCCACGGCGGCAAAGGGGAAACCTTGGAGGATGACTTTCCAAAAGTCGTCCATGATGTGGATCAAGGCTGCGCCGCCCTCATTCGCGATCTCAAATCACGCGGTCTGCTGGAGGAAACTCTCGTCATCTGGGGTGGCGAATTTGGCCGCACGCCCATGGGTGAAAATCGTGAAAAAACCGGGCGCAACCATCACATTGATGCCTTCACCATGTGGTTTGCCGGTGGCGGCATCAAACCCGGCCAGACCTACGGACGCACCGACGAACTCGGCTTCGATGGCGTGGAGCAGAAAGCCCACGTCCACGATATCCATGCCACTCTCCTGCATCTCATGGGCCTGGATCATGAAAAGCTGACCTTCAAATTTCAGGGTCGTGACTTCCGCCTCACCGACGTGCATGGCGAGATCCTCCAAGGTCTGCTGGCTTAGTATCGTATTCATCACTTCCCTGTCCCGCGACTCCGGCGATCGAGTGATGGGTTTCCGGAATGGCGAAAACGGAGCATCACACATCATTACAATGACGTGAGCATGACGGACCTTTAGGGAAGCATCACTCGGAGAGTGATGAGTACTGTACTCTTGGCGTGGTTGGTAAGCCGTGCCACAATGAAACAACTTCATGCGCTACACTCCCCTTCCTGCCGAGCTCTTTGCCACCAACCGTCAGCGCCTCAGCGCCCTCCTCCCGCCCGGTTCACTGGCCATCCTGCACGCGAATGATGTGCTGCCCACCAATGCAGACGGCAGCATGGGCTTCGTCCAAAACAGTGATCTCTATTATCTCAGCGGTGTCGATCAGGAAGAAACCATCCTCGTCCTTTTCCCTCACGCCCCCGACCCCAAAATGCGTGAAATGCTTTTTGTTCGGGAAACCAATGAGTATATCGCCCTCTGGGAAGGTGAAAAGCTGACCAAAGACGCCGCCACCGCCCGCTCCGGCATCACCCGCGTGCACTGGCTGCAGGAGTTTGAGACCCTTTTCCGCCAGATCATGTGCCAGGCGCAGCAGGTCTTCCTGAATTCCAATGAACACGCCCGCGCCAGCATCACGGTGGAGACTCGGGAAAACCGTTTCACCCACCGCTGCCAGCGCGAATATCCCCTGCATGAATACCGCCGCCTGGCCCCGCTCATGCACGGCCTGCGCTGCATCAAGCAGACGGCTGAGGTAACGGCCATCAAAGAGGCCATCCGCATCACCGAGGCAGGCTTCCGTCGAATCCTAAAGTTTGTTAAACCCGGCGTGCAGGAATTTGAAATCGAGGCCGAGTTCGCCCACGAATTTATCCGCCAACGTGCCCGTGGCTTCGCCTACACGCCCATTATCGCCAGCGGTGCCAGCGCCTGCGTGCTCCATTACATCACCAACCACGGCCAATGCAAACCTGGGGATCTGTTGCTGCTGGACGTCGCCGCCAACTATGCCAATTACAACGCTGACCTCACCCGCACCATCCCCGTCAGCGGTCATTACTCCGCCCGCCAGTGCCAAGTCTATTCTGCCGTCCTCCGCATTTTTCGTGAGGCCTGCCAGATGCTCCGCCCCGGCATTTTCATCCGGGATTATCAGGAGGAAATTGGCAGGCTCATGACCTCCGAGCTCATCGGCCTCGGCCTGCTGGACCGGGATGCCGTGGAAAAACAGGACCCTGACCGCCCCCTCTATAAAAAATACTTCCCCCACGGCACCAGTCATCTCCTCGGCATTGACGTCCACGACGTCGGCCACACCTGGCAGCCCATCCAGGCTGGCATGGTCTTCACCGTCGAGCCAGGCATCTACATCCGTGAAGAAGGCATCGGCATCCGCCTGGAAAACAACCTCCTCATTGGCGAATACCAAAACACCGACCTCATGGCCACCATCCCCATCGAAGCCGAAGAGATCGAAGACCTCATGGCCTGAGAGTGTGCTGTGGGAGCGGCACGCTCCCACTCCTTGCTCCTCCGAAACAAAAATCCCGGCCAGCGTAGCACGCCGAGCCGGGATAAAAGGGTGTCTAAACGACCCTCAACGCTCAATTAGCGGCGCTGATAGTACTGCTGATACACGTTGTCGTTCAGCTTCAGCTTGGCGCGAAGGGAGTCCAGAGCAGGACCGTCAGCTTCGATCTGGAAGTTCACGAAGTAACCGCTCTCCACGTGGCGTGGGTTGTAGGGGAACTTGCGTTTGCCGATCTGGTCGATCTGCTCGAGCTTTGCACCGGACTTCTCCATGTCACGGCCGATGCCGCTGACGAGTTGTTCGACGGTCTCTTCTTTGCCCTTCATGTCGAGGACGATCATGGCTTCGTATTTGCGCTTCATCTGTGTGTATTCTTGTTGAGGTTTAAGCTTGTTCTTCTTTGCGGTTGAAATGGTTCATCGCGGTCTCCAGCCCCGACTGGCAGGCCAGGCGGACGGCATCTGTAGCACGCTGGATCATGATGGCGAGTTCTGTACGCTCGTCTTCACGAAATTTTCCCAGCACATGCCCCACCAGCCGTTCACCTGCGGGACGGCCCGAAGGGGTTGAAATGCCTAACTTTAAACGCGGAAATGCATCCGTGCCCAGGGAGCGGATCATTGACTTCAGCCCGTTATGGCCGCCGGCGGATCCAGCCAGGCGCATTCTCATGCGGCCCAGCGGCAGGTCCACGTCATCATAGATCACCAAAAATTCCTGCACGGGCGTTTTGTAAAACTGGCTGACTGCCTGCACGCTGCGCCCGCTGTCATTCATGAATGTCGTTGGCTTCAGCAGAATGGCTCCAGGGATCTTCGCCACCCAGCCGTGCCAGCGTTTCTCCTCCGTGAAGGAAACTCCTGAAAGCCGCGCCAGCTCGTCTGCCACCATAAATCCGATGTTGTGACGGGTGTCGCGGTATTCGAGTCCAGGATTGCCGAGTCCGATGATGAGCCTGGGTTTCAGGCCGCCAACGGCTCGGGGAGTTGTTTCATCACCGGGCACCGGAGGCGGCTGGAGTCAGACTCCGGAAAAGGGTTACTTCTTGGCGGCTGGCTTGGCAGCAGCAGCGCCCTTGGCACCTTTAGCAGCAGGAGCTGCAGCGGCTGGCACTTCTTCCACCACTTTCGGCTCTTCACACATGATCAGCACGACTTCGTCAGCCAGCTTCGCACGCACGCCTTCAGGCAGCTTGAGGTCACCCACGTGGATGCCTTTACCAGTCTGGAGGTCAGAGATGTCCACTTCCAGAGCTTCAGGAAGGTCCTTCGGCAGGCAGCGCACTTCCAGGGTGTGGTGGATGGCTTCGATCAGACCACCGGCCTTGGCGCCCGGGGATTCGCCAACCATCGTCAGAGGCACTTCGGCATGAATTTCTTCGTCCATGGCCACGGCGTGAAAGTCCACGTGGAGGATACCGCCACGAAGGTGGTCGTGCTGCACTTCCTGGACCAGGGCCAACTGCTCACCGGATTCAATCTTCAGGCTGACGAGGATGTTGTCAGAAGCGCTGCTTTCCAGAAGCTTCGTGAAGACTTTGGTATTCACCTGCACGTTCAAAGGAGCGGTCTTGCGGCCATAAACCACAGCAGGGATGGAACCAGCCTTACGCAGGCGGTTGACGGCAGCAGTGCCTTCACTGGTGCGGGGCTGGGTGATGATATCGAGGATTTTGGCCATGTCCGTAAGGTTCTTTTGAACAGTGTGTTAGAGGAGAAAAGGGCCGCGAGGATACACGGCGGTTATCAGATGTCAAAGAGAGATGTCACAGACTCGTTGTCGTGAATGCGGCGGATAGCCTGCGCCAGCAGCGGTGCGATGTCCAGCGTCGTCACTTTATCCCCCTGGGCCTGAGGCGTGGAATTCGTCGAAAACAGCTCCAAAATCGGCGATTTGGAAATCCGGCTGTGGCCCTTTTCCCCCAGCACGGCGTGGGAGACACCCGCGTAAATCGCCTTGGCTCCATGTTTCAAAAGCAGCTCAGCCGCAGCCGTGAGTGTACCAGCCGTCTCGGTGAGGTCATCCACCAAAAGCACGTTTTTACCATTCACATCGCCGATCACATTCAGCGCTTCCACTTCTTCCGCGCTTACGCGATTTTTCGCCACAATCGCCATCGGTGCCTTCAGCGCCTTGGCATAGGCATGGGTCATCTTGATGCCGCCCACGTCTGGAGAGACCACCACCAGATCCTCGATCTGGCGTTCCTTGATGGCCTTCATCAGCACCGGCCCCGCGTAAAGATGATCCACCGGGATATCGAAGAAGCCCTGGATCTGACCTGCGTGCAAATCCACCGTCAGCACCCGGTTTACCCCGCTGGCCACCAGCAAGTTGGCCACCAGCTTCGCCGTAATGGGCACACGCGGGCGGTCTTTGCGGTCCTGCCGCGCATAACCAAAGAAAGGCAGCACCGCCGTGATGCGGTGGGCACTGGCACGGCGCACCGCATCCACCATGATCAACAGTTCCATCAGGTTCTGGTTCGTCGGCGGGCAGGTGGGTTGGACAATGAAGAGATCGCTGCCGCGAATGTTCTCATGGATCTGCACAAACGTCTCCCCGTCAGGAAAGGTCGTCAGCGTGGCTTTGCAAAGCGTCGTGCCCAAATTTTCACAAATCAGCCGCGCCAGTTCTGGATGGGCCGATCCACTTAAAATCTTCAAATTGTCCGTCATCGAGCGGAACTAGACGCGCTGGCCGGGGAAATCAACTGCCGTTGCGCGAGATGACGAATGATCCACTAAAGAGATCCCCTTCCTAGCCCCTTCGCCTTGCATCCCCTTTCCTTCTTCTTAAGATGACCCCACTTCATGGCCTCCATTCTGACTGAACTCCTCATCCTCTTCGGCCTGTTGCTTCTCAACGGCGTTTTTGCCATGGCAGAGACCGCCCTCATCTCCGCCCGCCGTACCCGGTTGGAAATGATGGCTGATCAGGGCCAAAAAAGCGCGCTGAGAGCCATGGAGCTACAGGCAGACCCCGGCATCTTTCTTTCCACCGTCCAGGTGGGCATCACCCTCGTCGGCATTATTGCGGGTGCCGCCAGCGGTGCTGGGCTCGCACGGGAGCTGCAGCCCTGGGTCACCATGATCCCCTGGCTCGGCCAGTGGTCCCCCACCATCAGCATGATCATCGTCGTCTCGGTCATCACCTTCCTCAGCGTCGTGGTGGGTGAGCTGCTGCCGAAGCGCCTCGCCATCCATGCTCCAGAGCGCTGGGCCTCCGCCCTCGCCGGGCCCATGACACGCCTTTCCTCCCTCGCCTCCCCCATCGTACGCCTGCTGGATTTTTCCAGCGATGCCCTCGTGCGCCTCTTTGGAGTCAAGCCAGGCGAGGAACCGGTCATGTCGGAAGAAGAGGTCCGTGCCTCCATCATCCAG contains:
- a CDS encoding ribose-phosphate diphosphokinase, producing the protein MTDNLKILSGSAHPELARLICENLGTTLCKATLTTFPDGETFVQIHENIRGSDLFIVQPTCPPTNQNLMELLIMVDAVRRASAHRITAVLPFFGYARQDRKDRPRVPITAKLVANLLVASGVNRVLTVDLHAGQIQGFFDIPVDHLYAGPVLMKAIKERQIEDLVVVSPDVGGIKMTHAYAKALKAPMAIVAKNRVSAEEVEALNVIGDVNGKNVLLVDDLTETAGTLTAAAELLLKHGAKAIYAGVSHAVLGEKGHSRISKSPILELFSTNSTPQAQGDKVTTLDIAPLLAQAIRRIHDNESVTSLFDI
- a CDS encoding DUF1501 domain-containing protein, whose amino-acid sequence is MPPPHDPLLQATRRHFFSQCGMGIGSVALASMMAERGLQAASAAAQPGPGVPARGNHPAKAKNVIFLFMAGGPSQLELFDYKPVLQKLNGQPIPQSYIEGKRFAFMGSSHGVKLLGTRKEFKQRGQCGTWVSEMLPYTAGIVDDISVVTTCQTTLFNHAPAKLFMNTGSGQFGRPSMGSWLTYGIGSESSDLPGFVVLQSGPRGPRGGAVNWSSGFLPTTYQGVPLRSQGEPILNLTTPASVDARSQRRVIDAVRDMNMKRLVTTGDDEIQTRINAYEMAYRMQSSAPELIDIQGESKATLDLYGVDPTQPSFARNCLLARRLVERGVRFVQLYHTNWDSHGGKGETLEDDFPKVVHDVDQGCAALIRDLKSRGLLEETLVIWGGEFGRTPMGENREKTGRNHHIDAFTMWFAGGGIKPGQTYGRTDELGFDGVEQKAHVHDIHATLLHLMGLDHEKLTFKFQGRDFRLTDVHGEILQGLLA
- a CDS encoding 50S ribosomal protein L25, with the protein product MAKILDIITQPRTSEGTAAVNRLRKAGSIPAVVYGRKTAPLNVQVNTKVFTKLLESSASDNILVSLKIESGEQLALVQEVQHDHLRGGILHVDFHAVAMDEEIHAEVPLTMVGESPGAKAGGLIEAIHHTLEVRCLPKDLPEALEVDISDLQTGKGIHVGDLKLPEGVRAKLADEVVLIMCEEPKVVEEVPAAAAPAAKGAKGAAAAKPAAKK
- a CDS encoding aminopeptidase P N-terminal domain-containing protein; translated protein: MRYTPLPAELFATNRQRLSALLPPGSLAILHANDVLPTNADGSMGFVQNSDLYYLSGVDQEETILVLFPHAPDPKMREMLFVRETNEYIALWEGEKLTKDAATARSGITRVHWLQEFETLFRQIMCQAQQVFLNSNEHARASITVETRENRFTHRCQREYPLHEYRRLAPLMHGLRCIKQTAEVTAIKEAIRITEAGFRRILKFVKPGVQEFEIEAEFAHEFIRQRARGFAYTPIIASGASACVLHYITNHGQCKPGDLLLLDVAANYANYNADLTRTIPVSGHYSARQCQVYSAVLRIFREACQMLRPGIFIRDYQEEIGRLMTSELIGLGLLDRDAVEKQDPDRPLYKKYFPHGTSHLLGIDVHDVGHTWQPIQAGMVFTVEPGIYIREEGIGIRLENNLLIGEYQNTDLMATIPIEAEEIEDLMA
- the rpsF gene encoding 30S ribosomal protein S6, with translation MKRKYEAMIVLDMKGKEETVEQLVSGIGRDMEKSGAKLEQIDQIGKRKFPYNPRHVESGYFVNFQIEADGPALDSLRAKLKLNDNVYQQYYQRR
- the pth gene encoding aminoacyl-tRNA hydrolase — encoded protein: MPGDETTPRAVGGLKPRLIIGLGNPGLEYRDTRHNIGFMVADELARLSGVSFTEEKRWHGWVAKIPGAILLKPTTFMNDSGRSVQAVSQFYKTPVQEFLVIYDDVDLPLGRMRMRLAGSAGGHNGLKSMIRSLGTDAFPRLKLGISTPSGRPAGERLVGHVLGKFREDERTELAIMIQRATDAVRLACQSGLETAMNHFNRKEEQA